In Nilaparvata lugens isolate BPH chromosome 5, ASM1435652v1, whole genome shotgun sequence, the following proteins share a genomic window:
- the LOC120351555 gene encoding gastrula zinc finger protein XlCGF7.1-like: MERPFRCDYNCGKVFASKRSMERHVRSSHTGERPYACTLCPKRFADRSNHRRHIKRHEPKPVVEHSDEGEAVVDSVVVNKVSTRREAREVKPDKAIVISNNETVAVERHTTQNYSCRVCTFSDASMEVVEEHQKTHRVFKCRSCGMRFTDKQHLLEHKRREHLEEKPFICGVCGKAFKRRDVMQRHEKLHSSTDRFECSYCGKQFATRPSLITHEKKHSGVRPYLCSQCSCMFTEKGCLLRHERAVHSSERPFMCSQCPKTFALKNNLVRHERSHLPIRMVKCGECDMTFKEKTNLLRHRKRVHGYVTPKSVFEYVNGP; the protein is encoded by the coding sequence ATGGAGCGCCCGTTCCGCTGTGACTACAATTGCGGCAAAGTGTTCGCGTCCAAGAGGAGCATGGAGAGACATGTCCGTAGCAGTCACACGGGCGAACGGCCCTATGCCTGTACATTGTGTCCGAAACGGTTCGCTGATCGCAGCAATCACCGGCGCCACATAAAACGCCACGAACCCAAACCGGTTGTAGAACACAGTGACGAGGGCGAGGCAGTTGTTGACAGTGTTGTCGTCAATAAAGTGTCGACCAGGAGGGAAGCGAGAGAGGTGAAACCTGATAAAGCGATCGTGATCAGTAACAACGAAACGGTGGCCGTGGAACGACACACGACGCAGAACTACTCGTGTCGTGTGTGTACGTTCAGTGATGCCAGCATGGAAGTGGTGGAGGAACACCAGAAAACGCACCGAGTGTTCAAGTGTAGATCGTGTGGGATGAGGTTCACCGATAAGCAGCATCTCTTGGAACATAAAAGGCGTGAACATTTAGAGGAGAAACCATTCATATGTGGTGTTTGTGGTAAGGCGTTTAAACGGCGTGATGTGATGCAAAGACACGAGAAATTACACTCAAGTACGGATCGGTTCGAATGTTCCTACTGTGGGAAACAGTTTGCGACGAGACCGTCCCTGATAACCCATGAGAAGAAACACTCAGGGGTGAGACCGTACCTGTGTTCGCAATGCAGCTGTATGTTCACAGAAAAGGGTTGTCTGCTGCGCCACGAACGCGCGGTGCATTCGAGCGAACGACCGTTTATGTGTTCGCAGTGTCCCAAAACGTTCGCGttgaaaaacaatttggttCGACATGAGCGCTCTCATCTGCCGATCAGAATGGTCAAGTGTGGCGAGTGTGACATGACCTTCAAAGAGAAGACGAATTTGTTGAGGCATCGCAAGCGGGTGCATGGATATGTGACGCCGAAATCAGTTTTCGAGTATGTGAATGGACCCTAG
- the LOC120351556 gene encoding zinc finger protein 37-like gives MNDDDIDVSASPVKEFARLTKCKQLKSDEKLRSKQPGSNENSGKEKLSAKYKSKPSTENSGKEKLTKVDEKTYQDGEEDVYSEEEFDDEDHDIDYVFDSAEDSEGDGDHKKDESTSSTPKKQKSEKSEPTFKCQLCKKDLTRLQIIEGHECSKFVCKTCGKQFAHKSHLRRHVITHSREKPYKCGLCDKAYFRADMLVDHCRTHPGYKPHQCAICKKCFTIKKLLHEHLKDDHSKVRNLGEYCVNTNSMSPGDTGKSNCSNPRKNVDNEEEERTEEREKIEEKVR, from the coding sequence atgaatgatgatgatattgatgTTAGTGCCTCACCTGTCAAGGAATTTGCTAGATTGACTAAGTGTAAGCAGTTGAAAAGTGATGAGAAACTCCGTTCAAAACAGCCAGGAAGCAATGAAAACTCCGGGAAAGAAAAACTCAGTGCCAAATACAAAAGTAAGCCCAGCACTGAAAACTccggaaaagaaaaactcacTAAAGTTGATGAAAAAACATATCAAGATGGGGAAGAAGATGTTTATAGTGAGGAGGAGTTTGATGATGAGGACCATGATATAGATTACGTCTTTGATAGTGCCGAAGATTCTGAAGGAGATGGGGATCATAAGAAAGATGAGAGTACATCCTCCACGCCCAAGAAACAGAAAAGTGAAAAATCTGAACCAACGTTCAAATGTCAACTGTGCAAAAAGGATCTGACCAGATTGCAGATTATAGAAGGCCACGAATGTAGTAAGTTCGTGTGTAAAACATGCGGAAAACAGTTTGCTCACAAATCACATCTTAGAAGACATGTGATCACACACTCACGCGAAAAGCCTTACAAGTGTGGCCTGTGTGATAAGGCCTATTTTCGCGCGGATATGTTGGTCGATCATTGCAGGACACATCCCGGCTACAAGCCGCACCAGTGTGCCATTTGCAAAAAATGTTTCACCATCAAAAAGCTGCTTCATGAGCATCTGAAGGACGATCATTCAAAGGTTAGAAATCTGGGTGAATACTGTGTGAATACTAATAGTATGTCTCCAGGTGACACAGGTAAGAGTAATTGCTCTAATCCTCGCAAAAACGTGGataatgaagaggaagaaagaactgaagaaagagagaaaatagaAGAGAAGGTGAGATAG
- the LOC120351557 gene encoding zinc finger protein 252-like, whose product MRDQIVGAVPGLKEKLGDNLEEDNDDVESTNFLEVDDKEEEDHSASDETTTRHAVKKIALKIHWETVHVGEDTRQKLAAENSRDDLETVAGKKGLSTRQYFKCTLCGKRYQSLNSLNRHIPICKRTSVIELFVPNLEHDKDKDGVVEFVDVGALDVEVVVGVVEGEGKGEEVDLGLGKDPEKTGCGERFECSTCRKKFKLRIQLVKHERSCHREEVAIESREKRQTAGEDEQALIAKHIEYVKINSHCCRHCNFRSSEREDIVQHNKTSDCKKIAPAVEGVYACRKCDFSSRSREDLEEHLLVNFCKRFACVVCGSRFRKRVQLIIHYGYHTGVEYKCPVCDKGFYKLDSMKVHQRLHTKRFATSSLLRVHERIHTGYKPYECAYCDRSFTGKTSRDRHQRIHTGEKPFACKYCGKPYSENSYCVRHERKCNATHPYEHKQGGRVSNQVNVPVRKELNEQCGRVLNPSNVPIRKEVNNQGGRVLNRLNAPVRNQVVSNVRDVRKERGGDTAESTSNELELQHSDDVKLVPEIEELFKCISCFEEFNTLAQLVDHERDEHYKCKTCGKSYSDMEFLLLHEKLHPFVRDTDKLHPFVTDDDEFETSSVPDNPFPDEEEFETSFVTDNPFPDEEFETSSVPDKPLPNGDRLSQSIPKNGERKNCKDSSQNRIECNTCKRMFSDMSILARHQLSHFRVLVEMCGTDLIDGEDSVQVKEETISNLILSFMILILIYL is encoded by the exons atgagagatCAGATAGTTGGAgctgtaccag GTTTAAAAGAGAAGCTTGGAGACAACCTTGAAGAGGACAACGACGATGTAGAATCAACAAATTTTCTCGAAGTTGACGACAAAGAAGAGGAGGATCACAGCGCCAGTGATGAAACCACAACACGTCACGCGGTCAA GAAAATCGCTTTAAAAATTCATTGGGAAACAGTTCATGTCGGTGAAGATACCCGTCAAAAATTGGCGGCCGAAAACAGTCGCGATGACCTCGAAACGGTCGCCGGTAAAAAAGGCTTATCCACCAGACAATATTTCAAGTGCACACTTTGCGGCAAACGCTACCAGTCATTAAACAGTTTAAACAGACATATACCTATTTGCAAAAGAACTTCTGTCATCGAATTATTTGTGCCAAACTTGGAGCACGATAAAGACAAAGACGGTGTTGTAGAATTTGTCGATGTTGGTGCTCTCGACGTAGAAGTGGTGGTGGGGGTAGTAGAAGGAGAGGGTAAAGGAGAAGAAGTGGATTTAGGTTTAGGAAAAGATCCAGAGAAAACAGGTTGCGGTGAAAGATTTGAGTGTAGTACGTGTCGGAAAAAGTTCAAATTGAGGATACAACTGGTAAAGCATGAGAGGTCTTGTCATAGAGAAGAGGTTGCAATAGAAAGCAGAGAGAAGAGACAAACAGCGGGAGAAGATGAACAAGCTTTGATAGCCAAACATATAGAATATGTCAAGATAAACTCACACTGTTGTAGGCACTGTAACTTCCGCTCGTCCGAAAGAGAGGATATCGTTCAACACAACAAGACAAGCGATTGTAAGAAAATTGCACCCGCAGTTGAGGGAGTGTATGCATGTAGAAAGTGTGATTTCAGTTCGCGTAGTAGGGAAGATCTAGAGGAACACTTGTTGGTCAACTTTTGCAAGCGGTTTGCGTGCGTCGTGTGCGGCTCGCGATTCAGGAAACGTGTGCAGCTGATCATTCACTACGGTTATCACACGGGTGTCGAGTACAAGTGCCCGGTTTGTGATAAGGGTTTCTACAAGCTGGACAGCATGAAAGTCCACCAGAGACTGCACACG AAACGATTCGCAACTAGTTCGCTTCTGCGAGTGCATGAACGGATCCACACCGGGTACAAGCCGTACGAGTGCGCCTACTGCGATCGATCGTTTACTGGCAAAACTAGCCGGGACCGTCACCAGAGGATTCACACCGGGGAGAAGCCGTTCGCGTGTAAATATTGCGGCAAACCGTACTCGGAAAACAGTTATTGTGTGAGGCATGAGCGGAAATGCAATGCGACCCATCCTTACGAACACAAACAAGGTGGGCGTGTCTCGAATCAGGTGAATGTTCCAGTCAGAAAGGAATTAAACGAGCAATGTGGGCGTGTTTTGAATCCTTCAAATGTTCCAATCAGGAAAGAAGTGAATAATCAAGGAGGGCGTGTTTTGAATCGGTTAAATGCTCCAGTAAGGAATCAAGTTGTAAGTAACGTTAGAGATGTGCGTAAGGAAAGAGGTGGAGATACAGCTGAATCAACTAGCAACGAATTGGAACTGCAACATTCTGATGATGTCAAGCTTGTACCAGAAATCGAGGAACTGTTCAAATGTATATCATGTTTTGAAGAGTTCAACACCCTAGCCCAACTGGTTGACCATGAGAGAGATGAACACTACAAATGTAAAACTTGTGGCAAATCATACTCCGATATGGAGTTTCTGTTGCTTCATGAAAAACTACACCCTTTTGTAAGAGATACTGACAAATTACACCCTTTTGTAACAGATGATGACGAATTTGAAACAAGCTCTGTGCCCGACAACCCGTTCCCTGATGAAGAAGAATTTGAAACGAGTTTTGTGACCGACAACCCGTTCCCtgatgaagaatttgaaacaaGTTCTGTGCCCGACAAACCGTTACCTAATGGAGATCGTTTGTCGCAGTCAATTCCGAAAAAcggagagagaaaaaattgtaAGGACTCGAGTCAAAATCGAATCGAATGCAACACGTGTAAGCGAATGTTTAGTGATATGAGTATTCTGGCGCGTCATCAGTTGAGTCACTTTCGGGTGCTCGTTGAGATGTGTGGTACAGATCTTATTGATGGAGAGGATAGCGTACAGGTTAAGGAGGAAACTATAAGTAACCTGATATTGAGCTtcatgatattgatattgatatatctatga